In Corticium candelabrum chromosome 1, ooCorCand1.1, whole genome shotgun sequence, the genomic stretch atcagcaggttaTGATGATACATCAAgtagtaattaaaatatattattctgattttgtttactgagtagacatgtgtgtctgctggTGTACCTGGAGTACCTGGATCACCTGGAGTTAATGGATTACCTGGACGagatggaatgaaaggagaaaaGGGGATGAACGGAGAGAaaggattagttggagatACTGGTGCACAAGGAAtaaaaggagaagaaggaaggaaaggagaaGGATTAAAGGGAGAAAGAGGATTAGTTGGACTACCAGGAGATGTCGGTGGTAAAGGTAATGCTGGGAAGATAGGTCCACAAGGTCCACGAGGGATAATTGGAGAaacaggaaggaaaggagagaaaggagaagctatgacactcaactggaaacagtgtgtgtggaatAGAGAGGATAGGAAGGACAGCGGTCTGATTCAGGTTATTGCAACTCAATTTGTGATTACAATTATAATcgtgtgacttgtttctgctttcttttcaacagaactgtaattttaggaaacatgacagcaattcagctttacatgttgcatatgcaggaaatCTCAGGGTTTACTGCTCCAGTGGTGCTtgctgttctcgatggtattttacattcaacggtaacgagtgcagtggacctatgacTATTGAGGGAGTTGTGTATAGTA encodes the following:
- the LOC134196449 gene encoding collagen triple helix repeat-containing protein 1-like isoform X1, whose product is MFSFFVTVLVLIQVIATCAGQSVSDERNQQTCVSAGVPGVPGSPGVNGLPGRDGMKGEKGMNGEKGLVGDTGAQGIKGEEGRKGEGLKGERGLVGLPGDVGGKGNAGKIGPQGPRGIIGETGRKGEKGEAMTLNWKQCVWNREDRKDSGLIQNCNFRKHDSNSALHVAYAGNLRVYCSSGACCSRWYFTFNGNECSGPMTIEGVVYSRLHDNPHRHRQIEGYCENIPAGQVTIGFNIGNCRYTSTTYNGNTGWASVSRIMIAEISPSQK